From the Brachyspira intermedia PWS/A genome, the window AGCTCTGCTGCATGGTATTTGCTTGATTTAAGCAAATCATTAAAGCCTTTTATATTCCAGCAAAGAGAGGCTTTAAAAATGGAAGCTATAACTAATCCAAATAGTGAATATGTATTTACTAATGATGCTTATATGTTCGGAAGCTCTTGGAGAGGTGCTTTTTGCTATGGTTTTTGGCAGCAGGCATTAATAAGTAAAGAAGATTTGACAGCTGAAAATTTTGAAAAGGCTTATGCACAAATGAGAAAAGTTACTAAAGATGGAGGAAGAAAAATGGGTATTAGAGCAACACATATAGTAATACCTCCAGATTTGCAAAGTAAAGCAGAAGGTATTTTCAATGTAGCAAATAATGCTGCAGGTGCTGGAAATATAAACTATAAAAAAGTTGAAATTATAGTTTGTGATTGGCTTTAATTAGTTAAGGAGTTGTATATGCCAAAAACTAAACAAAATGATATTGAAAATAAAGAGGATCAAGGTACAGAAAATACAAATATGAATAATAAAGATGAAATAAATGATTTACAGCAAGATAATACAAAACAAGCAGATTTGCCTGATACTGAAAGCGATAACAAATCAGAAAAAATAAAAGTATTTGTAAAATGCAATACAGGAAATAATAGCTATTATAGAGCTGGAATAAAATTTTTTAATGTGTTTAGAGAGTATCAAATAACAAAAGAAGTATTGAAAATTTTAAAGAAAGATAAACATTTAATAATAACTGATACTTTAGATTAATAAATATGTTTTTGTATAGCAATAAGGAGTAAGTGAGCCAAGCCAGCCAGAGGTGTGAATAAGTTTACTTATTCACACCTTTGACGAAGGCACGCAAAGCGACGGGTGGGCGAACATAAAAATAATGAAGAGTTTAATATCCTATGAAGAATTTGCAAGCAGGTATTCACAAGATGTTTTGCCTGAATTAAAAGATGAAGGAGAACCTAAAGAACATGTTTTGCAGGCTATTAATGATGCTACAGGTATTATAGTATCTCATTTATTTTGGATTATAGATAAAGAGATAAATGATATTACAGAAAATATTCCTATTCAGTTTGAAAGTGTATTAAAAACTATATGCTGTGATATAGCTTTTTTAAGAATAAATGACAAAGTATCAAGTGATGAAGATTCAAGAGAAAAATATAAAAATGCAATGAATATGCTTGAAAAAATAGATAAGGAATATAGAGGACTTTCTGGACCAAATTTGCAAAGCTCTTTTATAGTAGATGAAAAAACTGATAAAGATTTATTTGATAATAGATTTTTCAAGAAAGGTGAATTTATATAAAAATGTCTGCGGAAGTTTTTATAACAGATATTGAAGAAATAAAAAAATTACAAGATAAATTAAAAAGTCTAAAATTATCTTCAAGCGAGGAAAGAGATATTTTAGAGGCTATAGGTACTGAAATAAAAACTCAAATAGAGGAAAGGTTTGAAAATCAAAGAGATGTAAGCGGTAATAAATGGCAAGACATATCTCAAAAAACTAGAGAATATTATAACAAAAAAGGAATAGTAGGGAGTATATTAAGCAGGACTAGACAATTAAGAGATACTATAGAAAGCCAAGTAAATAATAGTCAATTGCTAACAGGAGCTACAAAAGTTTATGCTGCTGTTCACAATTTTGGAGATGATTCAAGAAATATACCTCAAAGGGAATTTTTAGGTTTAAGCAGCGATAATTATGCAGATATTGAAAATATCATAAATGAGTTTTTGGAAAATAGTATAAAGAAAGCTAATAATTAAAAAAGTGAGTATGCACAATAAAATGACATATCTTGATATTAGAAATAATGTTGAAAATCAAATAAAAAAATATTTTGAAGATAGAAAGATAAAAATAAATGTAGAAGCTAGTGCAGGTGCTTTGAATATTGATGAAATTAAAAGGATTTTTATTAAAGCTCCAAGTATATTCGTTTCTATGGCAAATATTAATGTAGAAAAAGAATATATTAGATTTGTAAATTATGTTGTTGTAAGAGCTAATCAAAAAGACAAAATATATGACAGCGGACTTGAAATAACTGGAGCTTTAATAGCATGCATAAAAAATATAGATTCTGGAAGCTGGGGATACGATAGCAAGAATATTTCAGCTGATTGTCTTTATTCTGGTGAGCTTGATAAAATAAATGCATGTCTTTGGGGTATATCTTGGGATTTGAATGTAAGAAGTATAAATATAGATGGTGATATAAACGATGTTTCTGGTTTGGATGATTTTGAAGGATATGATGCTGAACATAAAGTAGAAGATAAAACAGCAGAAGATATAGTAAACATTAAAGATAATTCATAAATAAAATAATAAAAGGAGGAAACAGGAACTAATAACAAATTAAGTTCTTGTAAATGCAAATGTCAACAATTAATTTTAGTCAAATACCTGATTCTTTACTTGTTCCTGGACAATATCAAGAAGTAGATAATTCACTAGCAGGTACAAGAACAGAAATTAAAAGAATACTTTTAGTAGGTCCTTTCTTAGCTACAGGTACTGCAAAAAATGGAGTTATAGAAAGAATAACATCTACTATTAAAGCTGGTGAAAAATTTGGATATGGTTCAATACTTTCTGTAATGTGCGAACAATTTTTATCAGTAAATAAGAATGATGAACTATATGCATTGCCTATTACTGATAATGGAACTGCATATTCAAAAACATATAAAATAGCATTAACAGAAGCTAATCAAACAGGTAATATAAAGATTACAGTAAATACAACTGAAATAAATATTTCAGTTGTAAAAGAAGATACAGCAGAAACTATAGCAGGAAAAATAGCAGCTTCTGTTAATACAATGTTTAACTTCTTTATGAATGCTGTTTCTGGAGAATCAGCAAATGAAGATGCTACTTGGAATATAACTTTTAATGCATTAAATAAAGGTGATTATGGAATTATCTTAAATATAGAAAGCGATAATTCAAAAATTACTTTTGCTGAAGATAGTAAAACAGATGCAGCAGATTCTCCTGTTTCAGATTGGAAAGTATATTTTGATGCTATTGGAGAAACTAGATACAATTATATAATAAATGCTTTTAATGATGAAAATACATTAAAAAAGTTTGCTGAAGAGTTAGAAAGCAGATATTCTGCAACTAGGCAAATAGGCGGAAGAATGTTTGCATATTTGAAAGGAGAAATAGGAAATACAAGCGAAAATGACAGTATAGTAGGCAAAGCCTCAAAAGTAAACAGCCCTCATATATGCTTTATTCCCATAGTACAAACTTCATCATCTATTAATACAAATGAGTTTCCTATAATATTTTTAACTAAAATAGCTGCTGCTGCTATTACTGAACTTATAAATGATCCTTCATCAAATACCTTAGGGTTGGAAGTTGCAGGAATAACTACAAATAAATCTCTTTTATTCGAAGAACGTCAAAACTTACTTACAGGAGGAGTTGCAACTTACAATACAGATGCTCAGGGAAATGTTTTAATAGAAAGACTCGTTACAAGCTATACAACTAACTCAGAAGGTGCAAGAGATACTTCGTATTTAGATATTCAAATTGTAGAAACTATAGATGCTATAAGAACTTATATAAATAATGAAGCTAAAACAAGATTCAAAGGCTGGAAATTATCAAGTACAAATGAAGATTTCGGAGCAGGTGCTAAAGTAATGAATGCTGAAGTATGGACATCATTTTTATGTGAATTATATCAATCTGTATTTATGGAAGAGCGTGCTTGGACACAAGATTTTCAATCATATAAAGAAAGCATAACTGCACAAGTAAAATCAGGTACAAAAACTTGGCTTGAATATGTACATAAGCCAATATTAATAGGTCAGTTCTATATAGGAGCTGGATTGAATCAATTTAAGTAAAAAATAAATAATAAGGAGGCGGATGTAAAACATCCTTGTTTTTATGGAATTATTCAAGGTATATAAAGTTACTTCAAGATTATTGGGAGATTTGCCTTTACAGGCTAATGGTACAACTTTCAGTCCTCAGTCATATTCAAGAGAAACAAAAATAGGAGAAACTCCTAATGCTACTGGATATGTTGAAACCAATACAGTAGCAGAGCTTAAATTAAAATTAAATGCTGTATTAGATCCTGGAGTATTTTCAGGGGTAAAAAATGATACATTGACTATTTATTTTAAAAATGGAATGGTTTATATGATGGCTAATGCTTGGGTAACTGACAAAGTAGAATTAGGTCAAGGAGAATATGAAGTTACTTATAATTCAAAGTTCAGCGAAAAAATAAAATAAATATTTTGGAGTGTATAAAGTGAATAATGAAATAGTAATAAACTTAAAATATCCAATAACACAGGGTGAAAGAACTGTAACAAGTTTAATATTGCCTAAAAATGTATTAGTTAGACATATTATGGCAGGTGATCCATATCCTCAAAATACAGTTTCAAGAGAGGTCGCTATGTTATCTGCTATGACAGGAGAACCTGAAATAATATTACAAAATATGGAAATAACTGATTGGGTAATTTGTCAAGCAAAATTAAATGAACTTATAAATAATTCTATTTCTAATACTGAGGAAAAGGATAATAAAAAAAATGATGAATATGTTGAAGAAGATTATATAGATATTATAAATATATTTAGAACTTTAATACTTGAAGTTATGATAATGTCTAAAGGTTTAAGTTATGATAATTTGATTAATATGACAATAAAAGAATTTTTAAAATGGCATAAAGAAAGTTTAAGAATTTATAAAGTAATAAAAGGAATATTTTAATTTAAGGAAAAGAGAGCCGAGCCAGCCCCACAGGGGCACAGACGTGTGAATAAGTTTACTTATTCACTTCTTTAAGGCGAGGCGAACATTGCCTTCGGCACGCAGGAGCGGCAACAATGAGTAATATAACAGCTGGCGTTTTAATAAAATTAAAAGATCAATTCTCTTCTGGTATTGATAAGGCTTCCAATAAAGTTAATTCTTTTCAGAGTAAAATGCAGGGAGCTTTTTCAGCGATAGGTGCCTACTCGGCAAAAATAGATGGGATATTAAACTCTACAGCAAGTAATTTAGCTACTTTAGGAGTTTCTATAGGTGTAGGTGCTACAATTAATAAAATGATAGCATTTGAAGATAGGATAAATAAAATAGGTACTGTTGCAAAAATGAATGCCAAAGATATAGAAACTGCAAAAAGACAAATGGAGGGTTTAAGTGAAGCTATATATAAAGCAGCTATGCAGTCAGATGTAAAAATAGATGCCAATGAAATTATTGATGCTATGGATCAAATAATGGAAAAAACAGGTGATATGGATTTTGCAAGAGCTAATATAGATAATATAGCAAAATCTATAAGGGCATTTAATGCTACAGGAACAGATATAGGCTCATTACTTTCGGAATTTTCTAAATTAGGATATACATCTGAAGAAACATCAAAGCTGCTTGATGAATTATATTCTCAAGGAAATAAGGGGGCTTTTGTAGCTAAAGATTTCGCATCTTTAGGAGCTTCTATAATTTCGGCTTATTCTGTAATAGGTACTGCTCCAGAAGACATAAAAAATGTTGGGGCTTCAATGCAAGTTTTAAGACAGGCAGTTGGATCATCTGATGAAGCTGTTACAAGGCTTGAAGCAGTAATGTCTGAACTTGCTAATCCAGAAACTCAATATGCTTTAGAACAATTAGGGGCATCATTAGGAAAAGATTTCTCTGTAACAGATTCAAATGGAAAAATGAAGGATTTAAATACTATTATGATGCAGATAGTAAATGCTCAGAAAGAATTAGGTAATGGTTGGGGTGCTTTGAGAGAGAATAAAGTATTTGGTTCAGATATGGTTTATGAAGCTTTAAATGCTTATAAAAATTATGGTTCAAGTTTAGAAAAGTATTTAGATTTAGAAGATGCAAAAGGTATGAGAGATAAAGCAGCAGCAGAGAATGCTAAAAGTTTGGCAGCTAATATTCAAAACTTGCAGACAGCTTTTGATTCTTTTGCAAATAAAAACGTAGCACCATATTTAGAAAAAGTTACAGGAATATTAAATAATTTTGCTAAAAATCCTGAAAGATTTGATGCCGTATTCAAAGTTATAGCAGCTGGATTTGGAATATTTATGACAGCAAAATTGGTATCAGGGGTTGCTAATACAATTAGTTCAATAAACAGTTTGAAAAATATGGCAAAAGGCAATATATCATCTACGCTGCAAGCGGACAGTCGTCATATACAAGGAACAGGAACTCCTATTCCTGTTTTTGTTACAAATATGGGACAGTTTTTTTCAAATGGAAATAATTCTAACACATTCAAAGCAGGTCAGTCATCTTCAAATATACCAAATATCAATAATGGAAAAATGACTTGGAAAAGTTTAGGAAAAACAGCAGGTGCAGGTGCTATGGGTGCTGCTGTTACTGCTATACCAATGGCTATAAGCGGATTTATGGCTGCTAATGATCCTTCACTTTCAAAAAAGAACAAAATAAAATGAAAGGTGAGGCTGTTGGAGGAGCCGTTGGAAGTATTGCGGGTACAGCTATAGGAGCTAGTGCTGGAGCTGCTACTTCCGCTGCTATAGGTGCTGCTATAGGTTCAGTTGTTCCTGGACTCGGCACAGCTATAGGAGCTTTAGTAGGTGCTGGTGTTGGTATTGCTGGAGGATATTTAGGAAGCAAACTTGGCGGAAAAATTGGAGAAAGTTTGACTAAAGAAGATACTTTAGAAAAAACTATTACTGCTAATAATATACAAAATAACAATGCTCAGGTTGAAATGAAAGGGGCTGCTAATATTGGAGTAGATATAAAATTGACAGATGAAAGAACTTATTATAAAGCTACTCCATACAATAATAACATACCAAATATAAATATACAAACAGGAAATATTAATGAAATAAGGAATATGGCTTATTAAATGGAAAATACTAGCAATTTGAAATATCCTAGCTCTTCATCTTGGAGAGAGGCTTATGAAATACAAAGCCTTGTAAAATATGAAGCTCCTAATATAGAAGCTGTTTATTTCTTATATGATAATATAAATATTTCAGGCGGACAGTCTTTAGATAATTCAAGTTATCCTAATTTTGGGTATTGGAGTAATACTTCAATTAATGAATCTGTTAATAAAATAAGAGTATCTGGTTTTTTAAGAGATGAAGAATATTTAAATAAAAAAATAGATTTAATAAATGCTTTTAAGATAAAAACAGATGATGAAAATCCAGCTTTTATTTTTTTACCTCTTTATCCTAGATTAAAAGTAACTTTAGAAAACTGGTCTATAGATGAAAAAGCGAATGAAAATGGTCAATGTAAAATAGAACTTAATTTTAATCTATGTGCTGAGACGAGTGTCCGCCTTTGGCGTAGAAAAAATGATGAAAATTATAATTTTCTTAATATAGAAGATGCTAAAAACAATGTTCAGGAAATAGCTAATAAAAATCTTGAAAAGAAATTAGAGAATAATTTTAATTATGATACTTTTTTATCAGGTATAAATAATGTATCAAGTAAACTCTCAAATGTTATTGGAATGATACAAGGAAAAGCAGATTATATTAATGATATGGCAAGGGCTATAAATACAATATCTTCTACAATCGCCCAAGGAATTAGAACTCCTTCAGTTTTCGCTGATGCTTTACAGAATGTTGTATCTTCAATAGTTAATGGAATAATAGATATAAAACAGTCTGTAAATGAAACTGCTGAAAGCTCAAAATCATTCGCCGCAGGCGGACAGTCGTCAATTAACAGCATACTTCCAATAGAAAATGCAAAAAATAATGAAAAAAAGTTTTACTTCAGTTTCTTAATTTTTATAATTATGATACTACAAAAGATACAATTTCTTTTAATGAAATGAATACTGCAAAAGAA encodes:
- a CDS encoding methyl-accepting chemotaxis protein; this translates as MENTSNLKYPSSSSWREAYEIQSLVKYEAPNIEAVYFLYDNINISGGQSLDNSSYPNFGYWSNTSINESVNKIRVSGFLRDEEYLNKKIDLINAFKIKTDDENPAFIFLPLYPRLKVTLENWSIDEKANENGQCKIELNFNLCAETSVRLWRRKNDENYNFLNIEDAKNNVQEIANKNLEKKLENNFNYDTFLSGINNVSSKLSNVIGMIQGKADYINDMARAINTISSTIAQGIRTPSVFADALQNVVSSIVNGIIDIKQSVNETAESSKSFAAGGQSSINSILPIENAKNNEKKFYFSFLIFIIMILQKIQFLLMK
- a CDS encoding phage tail tape measure protein, coding for MSNITAGVLIKLKDQFSSGIDKASNKVNSFQSKMQGAFSAIGAYSAKIDGILNSTASNLATLGVSIGVGATINKMIAFEDRINKIGTVAKMNAKDIETAKRQMEGLSEAIYKAAMQSDVKIDANEIIDAMDQIMEKTGDMDFARANIDNIAKSIRAFNATGTDIGSLLSEFSKLGYTSEETSKLLDELYSQGNKGAFVAKDFASLGASIISAYSVIGTAPEDIKNVGASMQVLRQAVGSSDEAVTRLEAVMSELANPETQYALEQLGASLGKDFSVTDSNGKMKDLNTIMMQIVNAQKELGNGWGALRENKVFGSDMVYEALNAYKNYGSSLEKYLDLEDAKGMRDKAAAENAKSLAANIQNLQTAFDSFANKNVAPYLEKVTGILNNFAKNPERFDAVFKVIAAGFGIFMTAKLVSGVANTISSINSLKNMAKGNISSTLQADSRHIQGTGTPIPVFVTNMGQFFSNGNNSNTFKAGQSSSNIPNINNGKMTWKSLGKTAGAGAMGAAVTAIPMAISGFMAANDPSLSKKNKIK
- a CDS encoding phage protein Gp36 family protein, translated to MKSLISYEEFASRYSQDVLPELKDEGEPKEHVLQAINDATGIIVSHLFWIIDKEINDITENIPIQFESVLKTICCDIAFLRINDKVSSDEDSREKYKNAMNMLEKIDKEYRGLSGPNLQSSFIVDEKTDKDLFDNRFFKKGEFI
- a CDS encoding phage tail tube protein; amino-acid sequence: MELFKVYKVTSRLLGDLPLQANGTTFSPQSYSRETKIGETPNATGYVETNTVAELKLKLNAVLDPGVFSGVKNDTLTIYFKNGMVYMMANAWVTDKVELGQGEYEVTYNSKFSEKIK
- a CDS encoding phage virion morphogenesis protein — translated: MSAEVFITDIEEIKKLQDKLKSLKLSSSEERDILEAIGTEIKTQIEERFENQRDVSGNKWQDISQKTREYYNKKGIVGSILSRTRQLRDTIESQVNNSQLLTGATKVYAAVHNFGDDSRNIPQREFLGLSSDNYADIENIINEFLENSIKKANN
- a CDS encoding phage tail assembly protein; its protein translation is MNNEIVINLKYPITQGERTVTSLILPKNVLVRHIMAGDPYPQNTVSREVAMLSAMTGEPEIILQNMEITDWVICQAKLNELINNSISNTEEKDNKKNDEYVEEDYIDIINIFRTLILEVMIMSKGLSYDNLINMTIKEFLKWHKESLRIYKVIKGIF